The following are encoded in a window of Polynucleobacter sp. AP-Kolm-20A-A1 genomic DNA:
- the tkt gene encoding transketolase yields MSNLQIRMANAIRALSMDAVQQANSGHPGMPMGMADIAVGLWNEHLKHNPTDPHWIDRDRFVLSNGHGSMLLYSLLHLSGYDLPIEELKNFRQLHSKTPGHPEYGITPGVETTTGPLGQGISNAVGMALAEKLLAEEFNRPGHNIVDHYTYVFLGDGCLMEGISHEVCSLAGTLKLNKLIALWDDNGISIDGKVVSWFNEDTPKRFEAYGWNVIRAVDGHDAEAVSAAIAKAKKSDKPTLICCKTAIGQGSPNMAGSDKVHGSPLGAAEIAATRVALNWPYAPFEIPKDIYAAWDFKKRGQAAEHEWNKEFQKYKNKFPELASELQRRMAGELSNDFSSTLNAYLKTCQSKAETIATRKASQNAIEALAPALPEFMGGSADLTGSNLTNWSSCKPVRADQWGNHINYGVREFGMSAIMNGIALHGGYIPFGGTFLTFSDYSRNALRMAALMKLRSIFVFTHDSIGLGEDGPTHQSVEHVASLRLIPNLMVWRPCDTTESAVAWGAAIERKNGPSALIFSRQNCPFVSRTPAQIKDIARGGYVLRDPKSGKIDAVIIATGSEIALALQTAERLEKEGLGIRVVSIPSTTVFDQQDAAYKAKVLPANIPRIAVEAGVSDFWWKYGCAAVHGVDTFGESAPAPVLYEYFGLTVDQIAKTVKQCVAKK; encoded by the coding sequence ATGTCAAACCTTCAAATTCGTATGGCCAATGCCATTCGCGCCTTATCCATGGATGCAGTTCAACAGGCGAATTCAGGTCACCCTGGTATGCCGATGGGTATGGCAGATATTGCTGTCGGTCTTTGGAATGAGCATTTAAAACATAACCCTACTGATCCACATTGGATTGATCGCGATCGTTTTGTTTTGTCGAATGGTCATGGATCAATGTTGTTGTATTCACTCTTGCATCTTTCTGGCTACGACTTGCCAATTGAAGAGTTAAAAAATTTCCGTCAATTGCATAGCAAAACTCCAGGTCATCCTGAGTATGGAATTACACCTGGAGTGGAAACAACCACTGGACCACTCGGTCAGGGAATTTCGAATGCAGTAGGTATGGCATTGGCCGAAAAATTATTAGCCGAAGAATTTAATCGTCCTGGTCACAACATCGTTGATCACTACACCTATGTATTTTTGGGTGACGGTTGTTTGATGGAGGGCATTAGCCATGAAGTGTGTTCGTTGGCTGGCACACTCAAGTTAAATAAGCTCATTGCGCTGTGGGATGACAATGGCATCTCGATTGATGGCAAAGTAGTTTCTTGGTTTAACGAAGATACCCCGAAGCGCTTTGAAGCTTATGGCTGGAATGTCATTCGTGCCGTGGATGGCCACGATGCTGAGGCTGTATCTGCGGCTATTGCAAAGGCTAAAAAGAGCGATAAGCCAACCCTGATTTGCTGCAAAACTGCAATTGGTCAAGGTTCGCCGAATATGGCTGGCAGCGATAAAGTGCACGGTTCACCTTTGGGCGCGGCTGAAATTGCAGCGACTCGTGTGGCGCTGAATTGGCCATATGCTCCATTTGAAATTCCCAAAGATATTTATGCCGCGTGGGATTTTAAAAAGCGTGGTCAAGCTGCTGAGCATGAGTGGAATAAAGAATTCCAAAAATATAAAAATAAATTTCCAGAGCTCGCTTCTGAATTGCAGCGTCGTATGGCAGGTGAATTATCAAATGATTTTTCATCCACCCTCAATGCGTACTTGAAAACTTGTCAGTCAAAAGCAGAGACGATTGCAACTCGTAAAGCAAGTCAAAATGCGATTGAAGCTTTAGCACCAGCTTTGCCAGAATTCATGGGCGGCTCTGCTGACCTCACAGGATCAAATCTCACCAATTGGTCTAGCTGTAAACCTGTACGCGCTGATCAGTGGGGCAATCATATTAATTACGGCGTGCGCGAATTTGGTATGAGCGCCATCATGAACGGCATTGCCTTGCATGGTGGATATATTCCGTTTGGCGGCACCTTCTTAACCTTCTCGGACTATAGTCGCAACGCCTTGCGTATGGCTGCCTTGATGAAGTTACGTAGCATCTTTGTCTTTACCCACGACTCGATTGGCTTGGGTGAAGACGGCCCAACCCATCAATCCGTTGAGCATGTGGCTAGCTTGCGCCTCATTCCTAATTTGATGGTTTGGCGCCCTTGTGACACAACCGAGAGCGCGGTGGCTTGGGGCGCGGCAATTGAGCGTAAGAATGGCCCTAGCGCCTTAATCTTTAGCCGTCAGAATTGCCCATTTGTATCTCGCACTCCTGCGCAAATTAAAGATATTGCTCGTGGCGGCTATGTGTTGCGCGATCCGAAATCCGGAAAGATTGATGCGGTCATTATTGCGACTGGCTCTGAAATTGCTCTGGCACTACAAACTGCCGAACGTCTTGAGAAAGAAGGTTTGGGCATTCGCGTTGTTTCAATACCTTCAACTACCGTCTTTGATCAGCAAGATGCTGCGTACAAAGCAAAGGTGTTGCCAGCCAATATTCCGCGTATTGCAGTTGAAGCTGGTGTAAGTGATTTCTGGTGGAAGTATGGCTGTGCAGCAGTTCACGGTGTTGATACATTTGGTGAGTCAGCACCAGCACCAGTGTTGTACGAATATTTTGGTTTAACAGTCGATCAAATTGCAAAGACTGTTAAGCAATGCGTCGCAAAGAAATAA
- the gap gene encoding type I glyceraldehyde-3-phosphate dehydrogenase, protein MTIRVAINGYGRIGRMVLRALYEDRVNGKPRRDIKIVAINAMGDIAINAHLTQYDSAHGRFPAEVSVDGDCMVVNGDRIKMFCTRNPAETPWGELGVDLVLECTGKFTSKEKAMIHIEQGAKKVLISAPGEKDVDATIVYGVNQNVLKPSDVVVSNASCTTNCLAPLVKPLLEKIGIESGLMTTIHAFTNDQVLTDVYHKDMRRARSAVTSMIPTKTGAAKAVGLVLPALAGRFDGFAMRVPVINVSVVDLTFAASRATSVDEVNAILKAASEGELKGILGFNTLPLVSIDFNHDPRPSIYDASQTRVSADGKLVKVLAWYDNEWGYSVQMLNAAEALMAVR, encoded by the coding sequence ATGACAATTCGTGTCGCAATTAATGGTTATGGACGTATTGGTCGCATGGTATTGCGCGCCCTATATGAAGATCGGGTCAACGGTAAGCCACGTCGTGACATCAAGATCGTTGCAATTAATGCAATGGGTGATATCGCGATCAATGCCCATTTAACCCAGTACGACTCTGCCCACGGCCGCTTCCCTGCTGAGGTTTCTGTTGATGGCGATTGCATGGTTGTGAATGGTGATCGCATCAAGATGTTCTGTACTCGCAATCCAGCAGAAACACCATGGGGTGAGTTGGGTGTTGATCTGGTTTTAGAGTGCACAGGTAAATTTACCTCTAAAGAAAAAGCCATGATTCACATTGAGCAGGGCGCAAAGAAAGTATTAATTTCTGCTCCTGGCGAAAAAGATGTGGATGCTACGATTGTTTATGGTGTAAACCAAAACGTGTTGAAGCCAAGCGATGTGGTTGTCTCTAATGCAAGTTGCACAACAAACTGCTTGGCACCATTAGTGAAGCCATTACTCGAAAAGATTGGCATCGAATCTGGTTTGATGACTACCATTCATGCTTTCACAAACGATCAAGTGTTGACCGATGTGTATCACAAGGATATGCGTCGCGCGCGTTCAGCTGTGACTAGCATGATCCCAACTAAGACTGGCGCTGCAAAAGCAGTAGGTTTGGTTTTGCCAGCATTGGCAGGGCGCTTTGATGGATTCGCAATGCGCGTTCCCGTGATCAATGTATCTGTAGTGGACTTAACGTTTGCCGCTAGCCGCGCTACTAGCGTGGACGAAGTGAATGCCATCCTCAAGGCTGCAAGCGAAGGCGAGCTCAAGGGAATCCTGGGATTCAATACCCTGCCTTTGGTCTCCATCGACTTTAACCATGATCCACGCCCAAGTATTTACGATGCATCCCAAACTCGCGTCTCCGCAGACGGTAAATTGGTCAAAGTATTGGCTTGGTATGACAACGAGTGGGGTTATTCAGTGCAAATGTTGAATGCTGCTGAGGCTTTAATGGCGGTAAGGTAA
- the fur gene encoding ferric iron uptake transcriptional regulator, which yields MNTTQNPTPADLRDIGLKATGPRMKILDFFHQNGGTHFSAEDVFMALKEDQEIGLATVYRVLTQFEQAGLLLRSHFESSKGDGRAIYELNEGHHHDHLVCLDCGHVEEFVDEAIEKRQRDIAKNLGFKLEEHSLAMYGHCQKKNCRNKQK from the coding sequence ATGAATACGACCCAAAACCCTACTCCTGCAGATTTAAGAGATATCGGCCTAAAAGCGACTGGCCCAAGGATGAAAATTCTGGATTTTTTTCATCAAAATGGTGGCACCCACTTTAGCGCTGAAGACGTCTTTATGGCCCTTAAAGAGGATCAAGAAATTGGCCTAGCTACGGTTTATCGAGTTCTAACCCAGTTTGAGCAAGCAGGGCTGTTATTGCGCAGCCATTTCGAATCCAGCAAAGGCGATGGCCGGGCAATTTATGAACTCAATGAAGGTCATCACCACGATCACCTGGTTTGCCTAGATTGTGGGCACGTGGAAGAGTTTGTGGACGAGGCAATTGAGAAAAGACAGCGCGATATCGCTAAAAACCTAGGATTTAAGCTAGAAGAGCACTCTTTAGCAATGTATGGGCACTGTCAGAAGAAAAATTGCAGAAATAAACAAAAATAA